A stretch of the Actinomycetes bacterium genome encodes the following:
- the folE gene encoding GTP cyclohydrolase I FolE — protein MRSLPARHDDLEPARETPGLRVVRDVAEPDVVAAARAARAFLAALGVNTTTDGMADTPARMARAYAELFSARPFSATTFPNDEGYDELVLARAIPPRSVCEHHLLPFTGVAHVGYLPGDRILGLSKLARLVEHFAARPQVQERLTQQIADWLHTELDARGVGVVLEAEHTCMTLRGVQAVGARTVTSALRGVLRESPASRAEFFALTGVPH, from the coding sequence CGCCATGACGACCTCGAACCGGCCCGGGAGACGCCTGGGCTGCGGGTCGTGCGGGACGTCGCCGAGCCGGACGTGGTGGCCGCGGCACGCGCCGCCCGCGCGTTCCTGGCCGCGCTCGGCGTCAACACAACCACGGACGGCATGGCCGACACGCCGGCGCGCATGGCGCGGGCGTACGCCGAGCTGTTCAGCGCCCGTCCCTTCTCGGCCACCACCTTCCCCAACGACGAGGGCTACGACGAGCTGGTGCTGGCCAGGGCGATCCCGCCGCGGTCAGTCTGTGAGCATCACCTGCTGCCCTTCACCGGCGTCGCCCACGTCGGCTACCTGCCCGGCGACCGCATCCTCGGGCTCTCCAAGCTGGCCCGGCTCGTCGAGCATTTCGCCGCCCGCCCGCAGGTCCAGGAGCGGCTCACCCAGCAGATCGCCGACTGGCTGCATACGGAGCTGGACGCCCGGGGCGTGGGGGTCGTGCTGGAGGCCGAGCACACCTGCATGACGCTACGCGGGGTGCAGGCGGTCGGCGCCCGCACAGTGACGTCAGCCCTGCGCGGGGTGCTGCGCGAGAGCCCCGCCTCGCGCGCCGAGTTCTTCGCGCTGACCGGTGTGCCGCACTGA